The Elephas maximus indicus isolate mEleMax1 chromosome 19, mEleMax1 primary haplotype, whole genome shotgun sequence genome contains a region encoding:
- the LOC126062127 gene encoding rho GTPase-activating protein 27-like: MGALRPAAQGSAQAAMAADVEGDVYLLVEHPFEYTAKDGRRVAIQPNERYQLLSRSTEPWWHLRREPGGRPFYLRAQCVRELSPLGDPAAVRPANPPPGPTAQSRSPTTTGS, translated from the coding sequence GGAAGCGCCCAGGCGGCGATGGCGGCCGACGTCGAGGGGGACGTGTACCTGTTGGTGGAGCACCCCTTTGAGTACACCGCCAAGGATGGGCGCCGCGTCGCCATCCAGCCCAACGAGCGCTACCAGCTGCTGAGCCGcagtacggagccctggtggcacctaaGGCGCGAGCCCGGCGGGCGCCCCTTCTATCTGCGCGCGCAGTGCGTGCGTGAGCTGTCCCCGCTCGGCGACCCCGCTGCTGTCCGCCCCGCCAACCCCCCACCTGGGCCCACAGCCCAGAGCCGCTCGCCTACGACTACCGGTTCCTGA